The proteins below are encoded in one region of Pseudomonas entomophila L48:
- the panB gene encoding 3-methyl-2-oxobutanoate hydroxymethyltransferase, translating to MPEVTLTTLNGLKAKGEKITMLTCYDATFAKAASEAGVEVLLVGDSLGMVLQGHDSTLPVSNDDMAYHTASVKRGNNGALILTDLPFMAHATPELAFTNAAQLMRAGAHMVKIEGAAWLAETIRLLAERGVPVCAHMGLTPQTVNVLGGYKVQGRQEAQARQMRADAIALEQAGAAMLLLECVPSELAAEITQAVGIPVIGIGAGSATDGQVLVLHDMLGLSLSGRVPKFVKNFMAGQPDIQSALAAYVEAVKTVSFPASEHGFSA from the coding sequence ATGCCTGAAGTAACCCTGACCACCCTGAACGGCCTCAAGGCCAAGGGTGAGAAAATCACCATGCTGACCTGCTACGACGCGACCTTCGCCAAGGCCGCGAGCGAAGCCGGCGTCGAAGTGCTGCTGGTAGGCGACTCCCTGGGCATGGTCCTGCAGGGCCATGACAGCACCCTGCCCGTCAGCAACGACGACATGGCCTACCACACCGCCAGCGTCAAGCGCGGCAACAATGGTGCGCTGATCCTCACCGACCTGCCCTTCATGGCCCACGCCACCCCTGAGCTGGCGTTCACCAACGCCGCCCAGCTGATGCGCGCCGGCGCCCACATGGTCAAGATCGAGGGCGCCGCCTGGTTGGCCGAAACCATTCGTCTGCTGGCAGAACGCGGCGTACCTGTGTGCGCGCACATGGGCCTGACTCCACAGACCGTCAACGTGCTCGGGGGCTATAAAGTCCAGGGCCGCCAGGAAGCCCAGGCGCGGCAGATGCGCGCTGATGCGATCGCCCTGGAACAGGCCGGCGCCGCCATGCTGCTGCTCGAGTGCGTGCCCAGCGAGCTGGCCGCGGAAATCACCCAGGCCGTCGGCATTCCGGTGATCGGCATCGGTGCCGGCAGCGCCACCGATGGCCAGGTGCTGGTGTTGCACGACATGCTGGGCCTGTCGCTCAGCGGCCGTGTACCGAAGTTCGTGAAGAACTTCATGGCCGGCCAGCCGGACATCCAGAGCGCACTGGCCGCCTACGTCGAGGCCGTGAAAACGGTCAGCTTCCCCGCCAGCGAACATGGGTTCAGCGCATGA
- the panC gene encoding pantoate--beta-alanine ligase: MNTVKTVRELRAAVARARGEGKRIAFVPTMGNLHSGHAALVTKAAQRADFVVASIFVNPLQFGAGEDLDKYPRTLAADQEKLLQAGCHLLFAPTVEEMYPDGMAVQTRVSVPQLSEGLCGASRPGHFEGVATVVSKLFNMVQPDLAVFGEKDFQQLAVIRAMVRDLNMPIQIIGEPTVRAEDGLALSSRNGYLSPEQRAAAPALYRTLNGMAEAIRRGQRDFSALVADGQAQLDAAGFRKDYLEVRHALTLRPAQVDDRDLVVIAAAYMGSTRLIDNLYLHLEEQTA; this comes from the coding sequence ATGAATACCGTCAAGACCGTCCGTGAACTGCGCGCCGCCGTGGCCCGCGCCCGTGGCGAGGGCAAGCGCATCGCCTTCGTCCCGACCATGGGCAACCTGCACAGCGGCCACGCCGCGCTGGTGACCAAGGCCGCCCAGCGCGCCGACTTCGTGGTCGCCAGCATCTTCGTCAACCCGCTGCAGTTCGGCGCCGGCGAAGACCTGGACAAATACCCGCGCACCCTCGCCGCCGACCAGGAGAAGCTGCTCCAGGCCGGTTGCCACCTTCTGTTCGCCCCCACCGTCGAGGAAATGTACCCCGACGGTATGGCGGTGCAGACCCGCGTAAGCGTGCCACAGCTGTCCGAAGGTCTGTGCGGCGCCAGCCGCCCCGGGCACTTCGAAGGCGTGGCGACGGTGGTCAGCAAGCTGTTCAACATGGTCCAGCCGGACCTTGCCGTTTTCGGCGAGAAGGACTTCCAGCAGTTGGCGGTGATCCGCGCCATGGTGCGCGACCTGAACATGCCGATCCAGATCATCGGCGAGCCGACCGTGCGTGCCGAGGATGGCTTGGCACTGTCGTCGCGCAATGGCTACCTGAGCCCCGAACAGCGCGCCGCCGCGCCGGCGCTGTACCGCACGCTGAATGGTATGGCCGAGGCTATTCGTCGTGGCCAGCGGGACTTTTCGGCGCTGGTCGCCGACGGCCAGGCGCAGTTGGACGCCGCGGGGTTCCGCAAGGACTACCTCGAAGTGCGCCACGCATTGACGCTGCGTCCGGCGCAGGTCGATGACCGTGATCTGGTGGTGATCGCGGCCGCTTACATGGGCAGTACGCGGTTGATCGACAATCTCTACCTGCATCTGGAAGAGCAGACCGCCTGA